Proteins encoded within one genomic window of Halobacteroides halobius DSM 5150:
- a CDS encoding adenosylcobalamin-dependent ribonucleoside-diphosphate reductase produces MVSELSENAINLLEKRYLQRDEEGNLQETPPEMFQRVAKNIASAEEKKELKEEYEEKFYNLMTELKFLPNSPTLMNAGAELQQLAACFVLPVEDSMEGIFSAVKNAALIHKSGGGTGFSFSRLRPKNDVVKSTGGVSSGPLSFMKVFNRATDTVKQGGKRRGANMGMLRVDHPDILDFIHAKGELTEENQELYDDYKETIEGTNLSLIKVDKKLDNYKRKLLDNQFSNFNLSVAVTEDFMDAVKEDNEYDLINPRTGEKVDQLPARKVYNLIVNYAWKNGEPGMVFLDEINQDHPLPEEIEATNPCGEQPLLPNEACNLGSINLSKFVANGEVLWDELEETIKLAVRFLDNVVSVNKYPLPEIEEKVLQYRKVGLGVMGFHELIIRLGIAYNSKEAVEMAEQVMKFINDNAHHYSQELAAEKGAFPAFDESEYEIPQRNATLTTIAPTGSISFLGGTSGGIEPFFSFQYSHTDADGNVSYFEYDFTEEAPEEALVTAMDIEPEWHIKVQAAFQQHVDNAVSKTINFSNQATKEDVAEAYKLAHELGCKGLTVYRDGSRTAQVLSTEEEESSTEEVKVNNETILPEERPLAAAGETIMYNTGCGKLYLTINFDGAGNPIETFLTTGSDGGCHVMTEAVSRLTSLALRSGIAPEEIIDQLESTTTCPSFMYEKGKGQKLEGRSCPDVVARALKEIVESKTFRHLSSDLEVIQEIEESKAKVAASDEGDKPLCPECGEEIHFEQGCNSCKNCGYSSCG; encoded by the coding sequence TTGGTATCTGAGTTATCGGAAAATGCAATAAACTTATTAGAAAAAAGATATTTACAACGAGATGAAGAAGGCAATTTACAAGAAACGCCCCCAGAAATGTTTCAAAGGGTAGCTAAAAATATTGCTAGTGCTGAAGAGAAGAAAGAATTAAAAGAAGAATACGAAGAAAAGTTTTATAATTTAATGACTGAACTTAAGTTTTTACCAAACTCACCTACTTTAATGAATGCTGGAGCAGAGCTACAACAGTTAGCAGCTTGTTTTGTGTTACCAGTTGAAGATAGTATGGAAGGAATCTTTTCTGCAGTGAAGAATGCTGCTTTAATTCATAAAAGTGGTGGTGGAACAGGATTTTCTTTTAGTAGATTAAGACCTAAAAATGATGTAGTAAAGAGTACAGGAGGAGTTAGTTCCGGTCCGCTAAGTTTTATGAAGGTCTTTAATCGTGCTACTGATACTGTAAAGCAGGGCGGAAAGCGCAGAGGAGCTAATATGGGGATGTTACGAGTTGACCACCCTGATATTTTAGACTTTATTCATGCTAAGGGTGAGCTAACAGAAGAAAACCAAGAGTTATACGATGACTATAAAGAGACGATTGAAGGGACTAATTTGTCTCTAATAAAGGTTGATAAAAAGTTAGATAATTACAAACGAAAGTTATTAGATAATCAGTTTTCTAATTTTAATCTATCTGTAGCTGTAACAGAAGATTTTATGGATGCAGTTAAAGAAGATAATGAGTATGATTTAATTAATCCTCGGACAGGGGAGAAGGTAGATCAACTTCCAGCACGTAAGGTATATAATTTAATTGTTAATTATGCTTGGAAAAATGGTGAACCAGGAATGGTCTTTCTTGATGAGATTAATCAAGATCATCCACTACCAGAAGAGATAGAAGCTACTAATCCATGTGGTGAACAGCCATTATTGCCTAATGAAGCTTGCAATTTAGGATCAATTAATCTATCTAAATTTGTAGCTAACGGAGAGGTATTATGGGATGAGTTAGAAGAGACTATTAAGTTAGCAGTTAGATTTTTAGATAATGTGGTCTCTGTTAATAAATATCCTTTACCAGAGATAGAAGAGAAGGTATTACAGTATAGAAAAGTTGGCTTAGGAGTTATGGGCTTTCATGAATTAATTATTCGGTTAGGTATTGCTTATAATAGTAAAGAAGCAGTTGAAATGGCAGAGCAAGTAATGAAGTTTATCAATGATAATGCTCATCATTATAGTCAAGAGCTAGCAGCAGAGAAAGGTGCTTTTCCTGCTTTTGATGAGAGTGAATATGAAATCCCCCAAAGAAATGCTACTTTAACGACTATTGCACCAACAGGTTCTATTAGTTTCTTAGGTGGTACTAGTGGTGGAATTGAACCATTCTTTAGTTTTCAGTATTCTCATACTGATGCTGATGGAAATGTAAGTTACTTTGAGTATGACTTTACAGAAGAAGCTCCAGAAGAAGCACTAGTTACTGCTATGGATATTGAACCAGAATGGCATATTAAGGTTCAAGCTGCTTTCCAACAACATGTTGATAATGCAGTAAGTAAGACTATTAATTTTTCTAATCAAGCTACTAAAGAAGATGTAGCTGAGGCTTATAAGTTGGCCCATGAGTTAGGTTGTAAAGGATTAACAGTCTATAGAGATGGAAGTAGAACAGCTCAAGTTTTAAGTACAGAGGAGGAAGAAAGCTCAACAGAAGAAGTAAAAGTTAATAACGAGACTATCCTTCCAGAAGAACGACCTCTAGCAGCTGCTGGAGAGACTATTATGTATAATACAGGTTGTGGGAAGTTATATTTAACAATTAATTTTGATGGAGCAGGTAATCCAATTGAAACCTTCTTGACAACTGGTAGTGATGGTGGTTGTCATGTAATGACTGAAGCTGTAAGTCGTTTAACTAGTTTAGCCTTAAGAAGTGGAATTGCTCCCGAAGAGATTATAGATCAATTAGAGTCAACAACAACATGCCCTAGTTTTATGTATGAAAAAGGCAAGGGCCAAAAACTAGAGGGGCGTAGTTGTCCTGATGTAGTAGCAAGGGCTTTAAAAGAAATAGTGGAGTCTAAAACTTTTCGACATCTAAGTTCAGATTTAGAAGTTATTCAAGAAATAGAAGAATCTAAAGCAAAAGTAGCAGCTTCTGATGAAGGAGATAAGCCACTTTGCCCAGAGTGTGGAGAGGAAATCCATTTTGAGCAAGGTTGTAATTCCTGTAAAAATTGTGGATATAGTAGTTGTGGTTAA
- a CDS encoding metal-sensitive transcriptional regulator yields MATSEHEELKQNLLTRLKTVKGHVEGVERMLEEDKSCQEILIQLSAIKSSVNRIGLSLLENDACQCIVESIKEEEDVELAVKEALDTVLKFTKKK; encoded by the coding sequence ATGGCAACTAGTGAACATGAGGAATTAAAACAAAATCTATTAACCAGATTAAAAACGGTTAAGGGACATGTTGAAGGTGTAGAAAGGATGTTAGAAGAGGATAAAAGCTGTCAAGAAATATTAATTCAACTTTCGGCTATTAAGTCTTCAGTAAACAGAATAGGCTTATCATTGTTAGAGAATGATGCTTGTCAGTGTATTGTAGAATCAATTAAAGAAGAAGAAGATGTAGAGTTAGCTGTCAAAGAAGCTTTAGATACAGTCTTAAAGTTTACAAAGAAAAAATAA
- the trxA gene encoding thioredoxin, translating into MSKTTVEVTAEDFEEKVLNSDVPVVVDFWAPWCGPCKMIAPVLEELGAEYGDDVKIAKVMVDDNQSLAQEYQVTSIPNLVFFKDGEPVDRQVGFSSKEDLQAKIENI; encoded by the coding sequence ATGAGTAAAACTACTGTAGAAGTAACTGCGGAAGATTTTGAAGAAAAGGTTCTAAATTCAGATGTACCAGTTGTTGTTGATTTCTGGGCGCCTTGGTGCGGACCATGTAAAATGATTGCACCAGTACTAGAAGAATTAGGAGCTGAATATGGGGATGATGTTAAGATAGCTAAAGTTATGGTGGATGATAATCAATCATTGGCCCAAGAATATCAGGTAACAAGTATTCCTAATCTTGTCTTTTTTAAAGATGGAGAGCCTGTAGATAGACAAGTAGGTTTCTCAAGCAAAGAAGATTTACAAGCTAAAATAGAGAATATTTAG
- a CDS encoding DMT family transporter translates to MENGIFFLVAIIAGMSMAIQGSLNSVLGKEIGQLEATFVVHVIALILLVALLVFNLGKGDLSNLSSAPWYSYLGGILNVIILYGVLFSISQLGVGNATTAIVAAQILTAVVIDHLGLWGLKQISFHWTHGLGIVFLAVGVRLLLIGQ, encoded by the coding sequence ATGGAAAATGGCATTTTCTTTTTGGTTGCTATAATTGCTGGAATGTCGATGGCAATTCAAGGTTCTTTAAATTCAGTTTTAGGTAAAGAAATTGGTCAATTAGAAGCAACTTTTGTTGTTCATGTTATAGCTCTTATATTATTAGTAGCTTTATTGGTTTTTAATTTAGGAAAAGGTGATTTAAGCAATTTATCTTCTGCCCCTTGGTATAGTTATTTAGGTGGAATTTTAAATGTCATAATTTTATATGGAGTATTATTTAGTATTTCCCAGTTAGGAGTAGGTAATGCTACTACAGCTATTGTAGCAGCTCAAATTTTAACCGCAGTAGTAATTGATCATTTAGGTTTGTGGGGTTTAAAGCAAATTTCTTTTCACTGGACTCATGGTTTAGGGATAGTATTTTTGGCTGTAGGTGTTCGATTATTATTAATAGGCCAATAA
- a CDS encoding PTS transporter subunit EIIC encodes MKIFKKLQKVGKALMIPVSVLPAAGILVAIGRLLAGQSGIISKIGELLFESGMAVFENLPLIFALGVAIGFTSEAIAALAAGVGYLVYTNSLDTMAKFIGIIERHSNHITEINTGVFGGIIIGVIAAKLYTNFHETELPPYLGFFAGKRLVPIITAIASLLAAVILSFIWPPVQIFINQFARFVMKSPLGPAFYAAGKRALIPVGLHHVYYPPFLYEFGRFTTEAGEVLRGDTARYFAGDPTAGYFMASEFPLMLFGLPAACLAMYLRAKPSNKKAVAGAMTTAALTSVLTGITEPIEFSFIFIAPLLYIFHIFGAFLSGLLTKFFEIRLGYTFSASIIDYVLGISNAENQLEFWLIVGPIIGVLYFVVFYITIPLFDFKTPGRAEKEEDIEVITEERVLETEVDNKKDIKVDDRTQAFITALGGIENIEDVDACVTRLRLSLVDDSKVDDEWLEELGAVGVVKMGGGVQVMIGPECVELKDKISKLL; translated from the coding sequence ATGAAGATCTTTAAAAAACTACAAAAGGTTGGTAAGGCATTGATGATTCCTGTATCGGTACTTCCAGCAGCTGGTATTTTAGTTGCTATAGGTAGATTATTAGCAGGACAGAGTGGTATTATCTCAAAGATAGGTGAATTATTATTTGAAAGTGGAATGGCAGTCTTTGAGAATTTACCGCTTATATTTGCTTTAGGAGTAGCAATTGGATTTACTAGTGAAGCTATAGCCGCTTTAGCAGCAGGAGTTGGCTATTTAGTATATACTAATAGTTTAGATACAATGGCTAAGTTTATTGGCATTATAGAGAGACATTCTAACCATATTACAGAGATTAATACTGGGGTTTTTGGTGGAATTATAATTGGAGTTATAGCAGCTAAATTATATACTAATTTTCATGAAACAGAATTACCACCATACTTAGGTTTTTTTGCTGGCAAGCGTTTAGTACCAATTATAACTGCAATAGCTTCTTTGTTAGCAGCAGTTATATTATCTTTTATCTGGCCTCCAGTTCAAATATTTATTAACCAATTTGCTAGATTTGTTATGAAATCTCCACTAGGACCAGCCTTTTATGCAGCAGGAAAAAGAGCTTTAATACCAGTTGGTTTGCATCATGTCTATTATCCACCTTTTCTTTATGAATTTGGGAGATTCACTACAGAAGCTGGTGAAGTTTTAAGAGGTGATACGGCTAGGTATTTTGCTGGTGATCCAACTGCTGGTTACTTTATGGCCAGTGAATTTCCATTAATGTTATTTGGTCTGCCAGCAGCTTGCTTAGCCATGTACTTAAGGGCCAAACCTAGTAATAAAAAGGCAGTAGCAGGAGCAATGACTACTGCAGCGTTAACTTCTGTTTTAACAGGGATTACAGAGCCAATTGAATTTTCATTTATTTTTATTGCTCCTTTATTATATATATTTCATATATTTGGAGCATTTTTGTCTGGATTATTAACTAAATTTTTTGAAATCAGACTAGGATATACCTTTTCTGCTAGTATTATTGATTATGTTTTAGGGATTAGTAATGCTGAAAATCAATTGGAGTTTTGGTTAATAGTAGGGCCAATTATTGGAGTATTATATTTTGTAGTCTTTTATATAACAATTCCATTATTTGATTTTAAAACGCCAGGTCGGGCTGAAAAAGAGGAAGATATAGAGGTAATAACAGAAGAGAGAGTATTAGAAACAGAAGTTGATAATAAAAAAGATATAAAAGTAGATGATAGAACTCAGGCTTTTATTACAGCATTAGGTGGTATTGAAAATATTGAAGATGTTGATGCTTGTGTTACACGCTTAAGATTATCACTTGTTGATGATTCTAAAGTTGATGATGAGTGGTTAGAAGAGTTAGGAGCTGTTGGTGTTGTCAAGATGGGGGGAGGAGTTCAGGTAATGATTGGCCCAGAGTGTGTTGAGCTTAAAGATAAAATTTCTAAATTGCTTTAA
- a CDS encoding HPr family phosphocarrier protein, translating into MKKSVVMVNNETGIHARPASMIVQEANNFDSEVFIVKDDKEVSAKSIMGIMSLGVNQSTEVTIKAEGSDEEEAVQALVDLIEDGFGE; encoded by the coding sequence ATGAAAAAATCTGTAGTAATGGTTAACAACGAGACAGGAATTCATGCTAGACCTGCTTCTATGATTGTTCAAGAAGCAAATAATTTTGATTCTGAAGTATTTATTGTAAAAGATGATAAAGAGGTTAGTGCTAAGAGTATTATGGGGATTATGAGTCTAGGAGTTAATCAAAGCACTGAGGTAACTATTAAAGCCGAAGGTAGTGATGAAGAAGAAGCTGTACAAGCTTTAGTAGATTTAATTGAAGATGGTTTTGGAGAATAA
- a CDS encoding PTS sugar transporter subunit IIA translates to MFNLFGNSTKEITLKAPLTGEVVDLSEVPDDVFANKVVGDGLAIKPAKGKLVAPVAGTVKQVFPTKHAVGIETPEGVELLMHIGINTVELNGEGFERLIDEGAKVKPGDELIKFDIDYISENATAVVTPILITNMDDIEDIELANVTDITAGQDEILTVTI, encoded by the coding sequence ATGTTTAATCTTTTTGGGAATAGTACTAAAGAAATTACATTAAAAGCACCCCTAACAGGAGAGGTGGTAGATTTATCGGAAGTACCTGATGATGTATTTGCTAATAAGGTTGTTGGGGACGGTTTAGCTATTAAACCAGCCAAAGGAAAATTAGTAGCTCCTGTAGCAGGGACAGTTAAGCAGGTATTTCCTACTAAGCATGCTGTAGGAATTGAAACACCAGAAGGTGTAGAATTATTAATGCATATTGGAATTAATACAGTTGAGCTAAATGGAGAAGGATTTGAAAGATTAATTGATGAAGGCGCAAAAGTAAAGCCTGGAGATGAATTAATTAAATTTGATATAGACTATATTAGTGAGAATGCTACTGCGGTAGTGACGCCTATTTTAATTACTAATATGGATGATATTGAAGATATTGAACTAGCCAATGTAACAGATATAACTGCTGGCCAAGATGAGATTTTAACAGTTACTATTTAA
- the ptsG gene encoding glucose-specific PTS transporter subunit IIBC, which yields MQAFKKLQKIGKALMTPVAILPAAGLLLAFGTKLGLPMMSQAGGVIFSNLALLFAVGSAIGLAGGAGVAGLASVVAFLIMNKTMGQVAGVTSKMVAESPAYAEVLGIPTLATGVFGGLIAGVIAATMYNRFYDIELPDFLGFFAGKRFVPIITAVVAFLVGLIMPTVWQPFQEGLAALSYLANETNTNISTFIFGVFERALIPFGLHHIFYSPFWFEFGKYVTEAGNVVHGDQTIFMKMLQDGVKDFSTANYQGAGKFMTGKFPFMMFGLPAAALAMYHEAKESKKKVVGGILFSAALTSFLTGITEPIEFSFLFVAPILYVIHCLFAGLSFMLMNMLGVRIGMTFSGGVIDFITFGVMPGMTAWWWVIIVGIGYAFLYYFGFRFAIRKWDLKTPGREEGEFDGGAASVVSANPSDQDNGDSKPAQILEALGGAENIEDIDACITRLRLALVDDSKVDEAKLKELGASGVMKPGGGSVQAIFGPKSDALKDKIKKLM from the coding sequence ATGCAAGCATTTAAAAAATTACAGAAGATAGGTAAAGCATTAATGACACCTGTAGCGATTTTGCCAGCCGCAGGATTACTGTTAGCTTTTGGTACTAAGTTAGGATTACCGATGATGTCCCAAGCAGGTGGAGTTATTTTCTCAAACTTAGCATTATTATTTGCAGTAGGTTCTGCAATTGGATTAGCTGGAGGTGCAGGGGTAGCTGGTCTAGCATCAGTAGTGGCATTCTTAATTATGAATAAAACTATGGGCCAAGTTGCTGGTGTAACTTCAAAGATGGTAGCTGAAAGCCCAGCTTATGCAGAAGTGTTAGGTATTCCAACCCTGGCTACTGGAGTATTTGGTGGACTTATTGCTGGTGTAATAGCAGCAACAATGTATAATAGATTTTATGATATTGAATTACCAGATTTTTTAGGATTCTTTGCTGGTAAGAGATTTGTGCCTATTATCACTGCTGTTGTAGCATTTTTAGTAGGTTTAATTATGCCAACAGTTTGGCAACCGTTCCAAGAAGGATTAGCAGCATTATCATATTTAGCTAATGAAACTAATACTAATATTTCTACTTTTATATTTGGTGTATTTGAACGAGCTTTAATTCCATTTGGATTACATCACATTTTCTATTCTCCATTCTGGTTTGAGTTTGGTAAATATGTAACTGAGGCAGGAAATGTAGTTCATGGAGACCAAACAATCTTTATGAAGATGTTACAAGATGGAGTAAAAGATTTCAGTACTGCTAATTATCAAGGTGCAGGTAAGTTTATGACTGGTAAGTTTCCATTTATGATGTTTGGACTACCGGCTGCTGCTCTTGCTATGTATCATGAAGCAAAAGAAAGTAAAAAGAAGGTTGTTGGTGGTATCTTATTCTCAGCCGCTTTGACTTCATTTTTAACGGGGATTACAGAACCGATTGAGTTTTCTTTCTTATTTGTAGCTCCAATATTATATGTGATTCACTGTTTATTTGCTGGTTTATCATTTATGTTAATGAATATGTTAGGAGTAAGAATTGGAATGACTTTCTCTGGTGGAGTTATTGACTTTATTACCTTTGGTGTGATGCCAGGTATGACTGCTTGGTGGTGGGTAATAATAGTTGGTATTGGATATGCATTCCTTTATTACTTTGGATTTAGATTTGCCATTAGAAAGTGGGATCTAAAGACTCCAGGTCGTGAAGAAGGAGAATTTGATGGAGGTGCTGCTTCAGTAGTAAGTGCTAATCCATCTGACCAAGATAATGGAGATAGTAAACCAGCTCAGATTTTAGAAGCCTTAGGTGGAGCAGAGAATATTGAAGATATTGATGCCTGTATTACAAGATTAAGATTAGCTCTTGTAGATGATTCTAAAGTTGATGAAGCTAAACTTAAAGAATTAGGTGCTTCTGGTGTAATGAAACCAGGTGGAGGTAGTGTACAAGCTATCTTTGGGCCAAAATCTGATGCACTTAAAGATAAAATCAAGAAATTAATGTAG
- a CDS encoding PTS sugar transporter subunit IIA, which translates to MFNLFGSKSKEITLVAPLTGEVVDLSEVPDDVFANKVVGDGIAIKPSEGKLVAPVEGVVKQVFPTKHAVGMETSEGVELLMHIGINTVELNGEGFEKLIDEGTKVKPGDELIKFDIDYISENATAIVTPILITNMDEVESVEAVDTKEITAGQEEVLTIKID; encoded by the coding sequence ATGTTTAATCTGTTTGGTAGTAAAAGTAAAGAGATAACTTTAGTTGCACCACTAACAGGAGAGGTGGTAGATTTATCTGAAGTACCTGATGATGTATTTGCTAACAAGGTTGTTGGAGATGGAATAGCTATTAAACCATCAGAAGGGAAATTAGTAGCACCTGTTGAAGGGGTAGTTAAGCAGGTATTTCCTACTAAGCACGCTGTAGGAATGGAAACGTCTGAGGGAGTTGAACTATTAATGCATATTGGAATCAATACAGTTGAGTTAAATGGAGAAGGATTTGAAAAATTAATTGATGAGGGCACAAAAGTTAAGCCTGGAGATGAATTAATTAAATTTGATATAGACTATATCAGTGAGAATGCTACTGCAATAGTGACTCCTATTTTAATTACTAATATGGATGAGGTTGAATCAGTTGAAGCAGTAGATACTAAAGAAATAACTGCTGGGCAAGAGGAAGTTTTAACAATTAAGATTGATTAA
- the glcT gene encoding glucose PTS transporter transcription antiterminator GlcT has product MAKLGKEDYQYLVKKVFNNNVILATKKANNKHEEVVLVGRGLGFSKSEGDIISKAEVEVEKEFVPADKEKKETYQQLVAEVDEEVIGLTEEIIAMVSSQIEEELDKHIHIALADHICFALKRIKDGAKITNPFLHEIKTLYNEEYKLAQKAAKIIKDRTNISIPEGEIGFITLHIHGARENRGMTKTVEYTSLIKSMVERVKEELDIEISYESLNYARLVTHLRFALERIEQDEVNKNPFLDDIKNNFKGSYQLAAKLTQLIEDKFEYQVPEDEIGYLAMHLQRLRKDLI; this is encoded by the coding sequence ATGGCCAAGCTTGGAAAAGAAGATTATCAATATTTAGTGAAGAAAGTTTTTAATAATAATGTCATATTAGCAACAAAAAAAGCTAATAATAAACATGAAGAAGTTGTTCTTGTAGGAAGAGGACTAGGATTTTCTAAAAGTGAAGGAGATATTATTTCAAAAGCTGAAGTTGAAGTTGAAAAAGAGTTTGTACCAGCTGATAAAGAAAAGAAAGAAACATATCAGCAATTAGTGGCTGAAGTTGATGAAGAAGTAATTGGTTTAACCGAAGAGATTATAGCAATGGTATCATCTCAGATAGAAGAAGAGTTAGACAAGCATATTCACATTGCTTTGGCTGACCATATTTGTTTTGCTTTAAAGAGAATTAAAGATGGAGCTAAAATTACTAATCCCTTCTTACATGAAATCAAGACTTTGTATAATGAAGAGTATAAACTAGCCCAAAAAGCCGCTAAGATAATTAAAGATAGAACTAATATTTCTATTCCTGAAGGTGAAATTGGTTTTATTACTTTGCATATTCATGGTGCTAGAGAAAATAGAGGGATGACTAAGACAGTGGAGTATACTTCCTTAATTAAAAGTATGGTTGAGCGTGTTAAAGAAGAGTTAGATATTGAAATCTCTTATGAAAGCTTAAATTATGCAAGGTTAGTAACTCACTTAAGATTTGCTTTAGAAAGGATAGAACAGGATGAGGTAAATAAAAATCCTTTTTTAGATGATATCAAAAATAATTTTAAAGGGTCTTATCAATTGGCAGCTAAATTAACACAGTTAATAGAAGATAAATTTGAATATCAAGTCCCAGAGGATGAAATTGGGTATTTAGCAATGCACTTACAGAGATTAAGAAAAGATCTAATTTAA
- a CDS encoding stage V sporulation T C-terminal domain-containing protein, whose amino-acid sequence MRATGIVRKIDNLGRVVIPKEIRTKMKIDNGNTLEIFVDKDDTVVLKKYSPVKELGNLKSYIDTLEETTDCKVIISDTDKILETSSQLKDYSGHVLGSKVKDIIKSRKTRVINNAQDEDLCVDFRTKEENLGSLLVTPVVKQGDILGAVILSSTKKQLGNFEKKISKITAKVISKKLGL is encoded by the coding sequence ATGAGAGCAACAGGAATTGTACGTAAAATTGATAATTTAGGTAGAGTAGTAATTCCTAAAGAAATTAGAACTAAAATGAAAATTGATAATGGGAATACATTAGAAATATTTGTTGATAAAGATGATACGGTTGTTTTAAAAAAGTATAGTCCCGTAAAAGAACTTGGGAATTTAAAAAGCTATATAGATACATTAGAAGAAACAACAGATTGTAAAGTTATTATTTCTGATACTGATAAGATATTAGAGACTTCTTCTCAACTAAAAGATTACTCTGGTCATGTATTAGGTTCTAAGGTCAAAGATATAATTAAGTCAAGAAAAACAAGAGTAATCAATAATGCTCAAGATGAAGATTTATGTGTTGATTTTCGGACTAAAGAAGAAAACTTAGGTTCATTATTAGTTACTCCAGTAGTTAAACAAGGAGATATTTTAGGTGCTGTAATACTATCTTCAACTAAAAAACAATTAGGAAATTTTGAAAAAAAGATAAGTAAGATTACAGCTAAAGTGATTAGTAAAAAGTTAGGTCTATAA